One genomic window of Candidatus Eisenbacteria bacterium includes the following:
- a CDS encoding energy transducer TonB: protein MNQAWEGFHEDTRSLIDKALIAAVFLHAVTLFLAPAAPEPVPVDISKVDTILYEFASEPGEPPPEPASVKRPAAPALFSLDDFAVSEEAGVEETIRDTKVAIDAPIRDSSPGEGRIDRPVEWGGPGNYETWSTPPSPRRLVQPDYPPLAREAGIEGTVIAEAWLDAEGRVVEVRIVESSSSVFHETVIRALYKSLFHPAKQKERAVESSIRIPFEFRLE from the coding sequence ATGAACCAAGCCTGGGAAGGATTCCACGAAGACACGCGCTCCCTGATCGACAAGGCGCTTATCGCCGCCGTGTTCCTGCACGCGGTGACCCTCTTTCTCGCCCCCGCCGCCCCCGAGCCCGTGCCGGTCGACATCTCGAAGGTCGACACCATCCTCTACGAATTCGCGAGCGAGCCGGGCGAACCTCCACCGGAGCCGGCGAGCGTGAAGCGCCCGGCGGCGCCCGCCCTCTTTTCGCTCGACGACTTCGCCGTGAGCGAGGAGGCGGGCGTCGAGGAGACCATCCGGGACACGAAGGTGGCGATCGACGCCCCGATCCGGGACTCCTCCCCCGGCGAGGGCCGAATCGACAGGCCGGTGGAGTGGGGCGGTCCGGGAAATTACGAAACCTGGAGCACGCCGCCGTCGCCGCGCCGGCTCGTTCAACCGGACTATCCCCCGCTTGCGCGGGAAGCGGGGATCGAGGGAACGGTGATCGCCGAGGCGTGGCTCGACGCGGAAGGACGGGTGGTCGAGGTGAGGATCGTCGAGTCCTCGTCGTCGGTCTTCCACGAAACGGTCATCCGCGCGCTTTATAAAAGCCTCTTCCATCCGGCCAAACAGAAAGAGAGGGCGGTGGAGAGCAGCATCCGGATCCCCTTCGAATTCCGTCTGGAGTGA
- a CDS encoding glycosyltransferase — translation MGEASPPLAGKRVAVVHDWLTGMRGGEWCLDAFCELLPHADLFTLVHVPGRVTKRIESHRIVTSFVQRLPGAGRRHQPYLPLFPRAVERFDLSRYDFVLSSSHCVAKGAIPAPGARHVCYCHTPMRYIWEFYDDYFNNPRTGPITRAVMPRVARALRRWDLRTVPRVHRFVANSSNVAERIERIYGREAEVIHAPVDIGRFRCDLEREDFFLVLSALVPYKRLDLPIRACERLGVPLVVVGRGPERARLEEIAGPKARFAGWVSEEERAGLLGRARALLFPGVEDFGIVPLEAMASGCPVIAYRAGGVLETVVGEEDSKERPPTGLFFDAQDEDSIEEAIRRFHPERFDPRLLRARAALFDRPLFLGRIGELLRREEAILEGNAG, via the coding sequence ATGGGTGAAGCGTCTCCGCCGTTGGCCGGGAAACGGGTCGCCGTCGTTCACGACTGGCTGACCGGGATGCGTGGAGGGGAATGGTGCCTCGACGCCTTCTGCGAACTCCTGCCCCACGCCGATCTCTTCACCCTCGTCCACGTCCCCGGCCGCGTGACGAAACGGATCGAGTCGCACCGGATCGTCACCTCCTTTGTCCAGCGGCTCCCCGGCGCGGGGAGGCGGCATCAGCCTTACCTTCCTCTCTTCCCGCGGGCGGTGGAACGTTTCGATCTCTCCCGGTACGATTTCGTCCTCTCGTCGAGCCACTGCGTCGCCAAGGGGGCGATCCCCGCGCCGGGGGCGCGGCACGTCTGTTATTGCCACACGCCGATGCGCTACATATGGGAGTTTTACGACGACTACTTCAACAACCCGCGCACCGGACCGATCACACGCGCCGTGATGCCGCGAGTGGCCCGCGCGCTCCGGCGGTGGGATCTCCGCACCGTCCCCCGGGTGCACCGCTTCGTCGCCAACTCGTCGAACGTGGCGGAACGGATCGAAAGGATCTACGGCCGCGAAGCGGAAGTGATTCACGCGCCGGTGGACATCGGCCGGTTTCGGTGCGATCTCGAGCGGGAGGATTTCTTTCTGGTCCTCTCCGCGCTGGTCCCCTACAAACGTCTCGATCTGCCGATCCGCGCCTGTGAGCGCCTCGGCGTCCCTCTCGTGGTGGTCGGCCGCGGCCCGGAGAGGGCGCGCCTGGAGGAGATCGCGGGGCCGAAGGCGCGTTTCGCCGGATGGGTCTCCGAGGAGGAGCGGGCCGGTCTTCTCGGCCGCGCGCGGGCGCTTCTCTTCCCGGGGGTCGAGGATTTCGGGATCGTCCCTCTCGAAGCGATGGCGAGCGGTTGTCCGGTGATCGCCTACCGGGCGGGCGGCGTGCTGGAGACGGTGGTGGGGGAGGAGGATTCGAAGGAACGCCCCCCGACGGGTCTCTTCTTCGACGCTCAGGACGAGGACTCGATCGAGGAGGCGATCCGCCGCTTTCACCCCGAGCGCTTCGATCCGCGCCTCCTTCGCGCCCGGGCCGCTCTCTTCGATCGTCCTCTCTTCCTCGGGCGGATCGGGGAACTGCTCAGGCGTGAGGAGGCGATCCTGGAGGGGAACGCGGGCTGA
- a CDS encoding glycosyltransferase, with product MDERPQQGIESLRDADILCIASANWDAALWTNSQHLMSRLARTNRVLFVESLGLRRPSVRWRDVYRVAGRLWNWARGERPVSGNLTVYSPLLIPLYNLPWVRELNFWLLRNSLSRVARKRGFRRMILWTFLPTSSDLVGHLGESLSVYHCVDEYGANPGVSAGVIQDMERKLLGKADLVFTTSPSLFEGKRRYNPNTHYLPNVADAEHFRKAMIEETPVPAEAAALRRPVIGFVGALSGYKIDFPLLLHLADARPDWTIALVGPVWPGERRRELEELRRRPNVRLFGARPYAELPGWIKAMDVCIIPFAINETTVNVFPMKFHEYMATGKPIVMTDLPSVTEYRDYCRLASSPEEFVRAVEAALEDDGRGVEERLRVARRNTWETRIERIEEIVEAYGRSDPFPPKRAVPRGRIGIDARKIHDYGIGTYIRNLVWELSRLDREREYVVFSYPEENLSWGENIRTEPDRSPKYSIREHISLSRKMRRHRIDLFHSPHYVLPLFHPCSAVVTVHDLIHIFHPPSRAAAAYARAMMTAAVRSASRVITVSEASRDDLVRRLRVDEKKVKVIYNAVEDRFHPIDGEAAREEVARRIGVEGEYVLCVSNFLPHKNLNRLIRAFGLLRKEGYEGRLVLAGGDPERAPDLIRETERLGLEGEVLFPGFLPADFLPSLYNAARLFVFPSLYEGFGLPPLEAMACGVPVVVSATRAIEEVVADAGVRVDPESEREIADGMLRLLGDDDLHRRYAAAALRRAGRYSWRRTAELTLDVYREVLSHG from the coding sequence ATGGACGAAAGGCCTCAACAGGGAATCGAATCTCTCCGCGACGCGGACATTCTCTGCATCGCCTCCGCCAACTGGGACGCAGCCCTCTGGACCAACTCCCAGCACCTGATGAGCCGGCTCGCGCGCACCAACCGGGTGCTCTTCGTCGAGTCCCTCGGACTCAGGCGGCCGTCGGTCCGATGGCGGGACGTCTACCGCGTGGCGGGCCGCCTCTGGAACTGGGCGCGCGGCGAAAGGCCGGTCAGCGGCAATCTCACCGTCTACTCGCCGCTCCTGATCCCCCTCTACAATCTTCCTTGGGTGCGCGAGCTCAACTTTTGGCTTCTCCGGAACAGCCTCTCCCGAGTCGCCCGGAAACGCGGTTTCCGCCGGATGATCCTCTGGACCTTTCTCCCCACCTCCTCCGACCTGGTCGGCCACCTTGGCGAGAGCCTCAGCGTCTACCACTGCGTGGACGAGTACGGCGCCAACCCGGGCGTCTCCGCCGGCGTGATCCAGGACATGGAGAGAAAACTGTTGGGGAAGGCTGACCTGGTCTTCACCACCTCTCCGTCCCTTTTCGAGGGGAAACGACGCTACAACCCGAACACCCACTATCTGCCGAACGTCGCGGACGCGGAGCATTTCCGCAAGGCGATGATCGAAGAGACGCCCGTCCCCGCGGAGGCGGCGGCGCTCCGCAGGCCGGTCATCGGTTTCGTCGGTGCCCTGAGCGGCTATAAAATCGATTTTCCGCTTCTCCTCCATCTCGCCGATGCGCGGCCGGATTGGACCATCGCTCTGGTGGGTCCGGTCTGGCCGGGGGAGCGCCGCCGCGAACTCGAGGAACTCCGCCGCCGGCCGAACGTGCGGCTTTTCGGTGCCCGACCTTACGCCGAGCTGCCGGGCTGGATCAAGGCGATGGATGTCTGCATCATCCCGTTCGCCATAAACGAAACGACGGTGAACGTCTTTCCCATGAAGTTTCACGAGTACATGGCCACCGGGAAGCCGATCGTGATGACCGATCTCCCCTCCGTGACCGAGTATCGGGATTACTGCCGGCTCGCCTCGTCGCCGGAGGAGTTCGTGCGCGCCGTGGAGGCGGCCCTCGAGGACGACGGCCGGGGCGTGGAGGAACGGCTCCGGGTGGCGCGGCGAAACACCTGGGAAACGCGGATCGAGCGGATCGAGGAGATCGTCGAGGCGTACGGCCGATCCGATCCCTTTCCCCCGAAGCGGGCCGTCCCCCGGGGGCGGATCGGCATCGACGCTCGCAAGATCCACGACTACGGAATCGGCACCTACATTCGCAACCTGGTTTGGGAACTCTCCCGGCTGGACCGGGAGAGGGAATACGTGGTCTTCTCCTACCCCGAAGAAAACCTCTCCTGGGGGGAGAACATCCGGACCGAACCGGACCGTTCCCCCAAGTACTCGATCCGGGAGCACATCTCGCTCTCCCGGAAGATGCGGCGGCACCGGATCGATCTCTTTCACTCGCCCCACTACGTGCTCCCCCTCTTCCATCCCTGCAGCGCGGTGGTGACCGTCCACGACCTGATTCATATCTTCCATCCCCCTTCCCGCGCCGCCGCCGCCTACGCCCGGGCGATGATGACCGCGGCGGTCCGCTCCGCCTCTCGGGTGATCACCGTGAGCGAGGCGTCGCGGGACGATCTGGTCCGCCGGCTCCGCGTGGACGAGAAGAAAGTGAAGGTGATCTACAACGCCGTGGAGGACCGCTTCCATCCCATCGACGGGGAAGCGGCGCGCGAGGAGGTGGCCCGGCGGATCGGCGTGGAGGGAGAGTACGTCCTCTGCGTGAGCAACTTCCTCCCGCACAAGAACCTGAACCGACTGATCCGCGCCTTCGGTCTCCTCAGGAAGGAAGGGTACGAAGGGCGGTTGGTGCTGGCGGGAGGCGATCCGGAACGCGCGCCCGACCTGATCCGCGAGACGGAGCGGCTCGGCCTCGAGGGGGAGGTCCTTTTCCCCGGTTTTCTCCCCGCCGACTTTCTCCCCTCGCTTTACAACGCCGCGCGCCTCTTCGTCTTCCCTTCCCTGTATGAAGGGTTCGGGCTGCCGCCGTTGGAGGCGATGGCTTGCGGCGTCCCCGTCGTGGTGTCCGCCACGCGGGCGATCGAGGAGGTGGTGGCCGACGCGGGCGTGCGGGTCGATCCGGAGAGCGAGAGGGAGATCGCGGACGGGATGCTCCGCCTCCTCGGAGACGACGACCTGCACCGCCGCTACGCCGCGGCCGCGCTCCGGCGAGCCGGCCGTTATTCCTGGCGGCGCACCGCCGAGCTGACCCTCGATGTCTATCGGGAGGTCCTGAGCCATGGGTGA
- a CDS encoding SIS domain-containing protein produces MFDASLRMRAKVIERVRREMAEPFGIAAGRITDLLADGGKIFFFGNGGSAADAQHLATELIDKLSKVRGTIPALALTTNTSLLTAVSNDKSFLHVFSRQVEAYAREGDVLIGITTSGRSENVLEAFRMGRRIGTVNVAFTGEAGTTAPDLVDHLLAVPSGDTQLIQEMHIALGHLLCFMIEDRLFGG; encoded by the coding sequence ATGTTCGACGCGTCGCTGAGAATGAGGGCGAAGGTGATCGAGCGGGTTCGCCGCGAGATGGCGGAACCTTTCGGAATAGCGGCCGGCAGGATCACGGATCTTCTCGCCGACGGCGGGAAGATCTTCTTTTTCGGAAACGGCGGGAGCGCCGCCGATGCGCAGCACCTCGCCACCGAGCTGATCGACAAGCTGAGCAAGGTCCGGGGGACGATTCCCGCGCTGGCGCTGACCACGAACACATCCCTCCTCACGGCCGTATCGAACGACAAATCCTTTCTGCACGTCTTTTCGCGGCAGGTGGAGGCTTACGCCCGGGAGGGGGACGTGCTGATCGGCATCACCACCAGCGGCCGCTCGGAGAACGTGCTCGAGGCGTTCCGGATGGGACGGCGGATCGGCACGGTGAACGTGGCTTTCACCGGGGAGGCCGGAACGACGGCGCCGGACCTGGTGGACCACCTTCTCGCCGTTCCCTCCGGGGACACCCAGCTGATCCAGGAGATGCACATCGCCCTCGGTCACCTTCTTTGTTTCATGATCGAGGACCGCCTCTTCGGCGGCTGA
- the rfbD gene encoding dTDP-4-dehydrorhamnose reductase has translation MRTLITGGEGQLGEDLAPLFAREGDTDAPDIDRLDVTDRDAVIEYLRHNRPDVVIHAAAMTDVDGCEKNEDLAFRINAEGSRHIAEACLETGARLVMVSTDFVFRGDTDRPYREDDEPVPLSAYGRSKLAGERAVQGLLPGAAVARTAWLYGEWGRGNFVRSILTAAEAGRTLRVVNDQFGSPTFSADAAAAIFGLVRRRGAGIFHIVNRGEASRYEFARAALDLAGHKRTRIQPVSTAEYPLPAPRPARSTLAETRLEALGVPPLRPWREALADFIGRIATPA, from the coding sequence ATGCGTACCCTGATTACCGGTGGAGAGGGACAGCTCGGCGAGGATCTCGCCCCGCTCTTCGCGCGGGAGGGGGACACGGACGCGCCGGACATCGATCGTTTGGATGTAACGGACCGCGACGCTGTGATCGAATATCTGCGGCACAATCGGCCCGACGTGGTGATCCACGCAGCGGCGATGACCGATGTGGACGGTTGCGAGAAGAACGAGGATCTCGCCTTCCGCATCAACGCCGAGGGGAGCCGGCATATCGCCGAGGCGTGCCTCGAAACCGGCGCGCGCCTGGTGATGGTGAGCACCGATTTCGTTTTTCGCGGAGACACGGACCGTCCCTACCGTGAGGACGACGAACCGGTCCCCCTTTCGGCCTACGGGCGCTCCAAGCTGGCCGGCGAGCGAGCGGTTCAGGGACTGCTCCCCGGCGCGGCGGTCGCCCGCACCGCTTGGCTCTACGGCGAGTGGGGGCGGGGGAACTTCGTCCGTTCCATCCTGACCGCGGCGGAGGCGGGCCGCACACTGCGGGTGGTCAACGACCAGTTCGGGTCGCCCACATTCTCCGCCGACGCGGCGGCGGCGATCTTCGGGTTGGTCCGGCGCCGCGGCGCGGGGATCTTCCATATCGTGAACCGCGGGGAGGCGAGCCGATACGAGTTCGCACGGGCCGCGCTCGATCTGGCGGGGCATAAAAGGACGCGGATTCAGCCCGTCTCCACTGCGGAATATCCCCTGCCCGCGCCCCGTCCGGCCCGCTCCACCCTTGCCGAGACGCGGCTCGAGGCGCTGGGCGTGCCGCCGCTCCGGCCCTGGCGCGAGGCGCTGGCGGACTTCATCGGGCGCATCGCCACGCCCGCCTAG
- a CDS encoding geranylgeranylglyceryl/heptaprenylglyceryl phosphate synthase, which yields MMTRREQTGALFLPLIDQDRIEPGDCAERARLLEEAGADALLVGSSFSLEDRLEPVILALREGTSVPVILFPGSAHGLSGEADAVLFLTLLSGRNPQYLVEEQVRSAPAVRRLGIEPIPVAYLLIGCGGARTVHYVSRTEPIPGDRPEIAMAHALAARYMGMRAVYLEAGSGADAPVPPALIRSVRDYAGLPVIAGGGIRAPEQAEAARRAGADAVVIGTALESRFSAERARAFAEAVHGGRLPVRPEA from the coding sequence TTGATGACCCGGCGGGAGCAAACCGGGGCGCTCTTTCTCCCGCTCATCGACCAGGATCGGATCGAGCCGGGGGATTGCGCCGAACGGGCGCGCTTGCTCGAAGAGGCGGGCGCCGACGCGCTCCTGGTCGGCTCCAGCTTTTCCCTCGAAGATCGCTTGGAGCCCGTGATCCTCGCCCTTCGTGAGGGAACATCCGTGCCGGTGATCCTCTTCCCCGGGAGCGCCCATGGTCTGAGCGGCGAGGCGGACGCCGTACTTTTCCTCACCCTCCTTTCGGGGAGGAACCCCCAGTATCTGGTGGAGGAGCAGGTTCGCTCCGCGCCGGCCGTGCGCCGCCTCGGCATCGAGCCGATTCCCGTCGCCTATCTGCTCATCGGATGCGGCGGCGCGCGGACGGTGCACTACGTTTCCCGCACCGAGCCGATCCCGGGGGACCGGCCCGAGATCGCCATGGCCCACGCTCTCGCCGCGCGTTACATGGGAATGCGTGCGGTCTATCTCGAGGCGGGAAGCGGCGCCGACGCCCCGGTTCCGCCGGCGTTGATCCGCTCGGTCCGGGACTATGCCGGACTCCCGGTGATCGCCGGGGGCGGGATCCGCGCGCCGGAGCAAGCGGAGGCGGCACGGCGCGCCGGCGCCGACGCGGTGGTGATCGGCACGGCCCTGGAGAGCCGCTTCTCCGCCGAGCGGGCGCGTGCCTTCGCCGAGGCGGTTCACGGCGGGCGTTTGCCCGTCCGGCCGGAGGCGTGA